In a single window of the Ignavibacteria bacterium genome:
- a CDS encoding integration host factor subunit beta, with protein MESTTEKKLRVRTLTKKDIEIKLAKKFEGRKISEKAAVDALFDSIRELLMTASPDLRIEIRDFGVFEVKTTKPKPKARNLKTGEFVFVPARKKMHFKPGKLLKEFLKKPLD; from the coding sequence ATGGAATCAACAACAGAAAAGAAACTGCGTGTTAGGACATTAACAAAAAAAGATATTGAGATCAAGCTGGCGAAAAAGTTTGAAGGAAGGAAAATTTCTGAAAAGGCTGCAGTTGACGCTTTGTTTGACAGTATCAGAGAGCTTCTCATGACTGCAAGTCCTGACCTGAGAATTGAGATCCGTGATTTTGGTGTATTCGAAGTTAAAACAACAAAACCAAAACCTAAAGCCAGGAATCTGAAAACAGGGGAATTTGTTTTTGTACCGGCAAGAAAAAAAATGCACTTTAAACCCGGAAAATTACTTAAAGAATTCCTCAAAAAACCTTTAGACTGA
- a CDS encoding AAA family ATPase — protein MNDVEMVKYLNSKFTELKSEVAKVIVGQDAIVDQIIIAILARGHCLLVGVPGLAKTLLVKTLADVLELKFSRIQFTPDLMPSDIIGTEILEDNRTTGSKNFKFIHGPVFANMVLADEINRTPPKTQSALLEAMQEHKVTAAGTTYTLDEPFFVLATQNPIEHEGTYPLPEAQLDRFMFNIWLDYPSISEEMDIIKYTTSMYSPKLNIVLKKDEITMLQELVKRVPVSDNVIEYTVNLVNRTRPAGANAQKYIKDWLEWGAGPRASQYLILGAKTNAILSGRYSPEIEDVKKVAKPVLRHRLITNFNAEADGIKTTDIIEKLLSE, from the coding sequence ATGAATGATGTTGAGATGGTTAAATACCTGAACAGCAAATTTACGGAGCTGAAAAGTGAAGTGGCAAAAGTTATTGTTGGTCAGGATGCTATTGTTGACCAGATAATTATAGCAATTCTTGCCCGTGGACATTGTTTATTGGTGGGTGTACCCGGACTAGCAAAAACACTGCTTGTTAAAACGCTGGCAGATGTTTTAGAGCTTAAATTTTCAAGAATTCAGTTCACACCTGACCTTATGCCAAGTGATATTATAGGCACCGAAATCCTTGAAGATAACCGAACAACCGGCTCCAAGAACTTCAAATTCATTCACGGACCCGTTTTTGCGAATATGGTTCTTGCGGATGAGATCAACCGTACACCGCCTAAAACACAATCTGCATTACTTGAAGCCATGCAGGAGCATAAGGTAACAGCTGCAGGAACAACCTATACTCTTGATGAACCGTTCTTTGTACTTGCAACGCAGAATCCAATCGAACATGAAGGAACCTATCCCCTGCCGGAAGCGCAGCTTGACAGGTTTATGTTCAATATCTGGCTTGACTATCCAAGTATATCGGAAGAAATGGATATTATCAAATATACGACCAGCATGTATTCACCAAAGCTGAATATAGTATTAAAAAAAGATGAAATTACCATGCTGCAGGAGCTTGTAAAACGTGTTCCTGTTTCAGATAATGTAATAGAATACACAGTTAACCTGGTAAACAGAACCAGACCTGCAGGAGCAAATGCACAGAAATACATTAAGGACTGGCTTGAATGGGGTGCAGGACCTAGAGCTTCCCAGTACCTGATACTTGGCGCAAAAACAAATGCGATACTCAGCGGAAGATACTCCCCTGAAATTGAAGATGTCAAAAAGGTAGCAAAGCCAGTACTCAGACACAGGCTTATTACTAACTTCAACGCCGAAGCAGACGGAATTAAGACTACTGATATAATTGAGAAACTTTTGAGTGAGTAA
- a CDS encoding insulinase family protein — MLISNSESLVAQISAIEFREFDLDNGLHVILHKDNTNPIVSVDIWYHVGAKDEDPGRTGFAHLFEHMMFQGSKNVGKTDHFNYIQNAGGTLNGTTNQDRTNYFETAPSNQLELLLWLESDRMATLQVTQENFDNQREVVKEEKRQRYDNVPYGSRWGEMMKRLFKGQTYEWIPIGSMEDLNSADLNYAQEFYRKYYSPDNAVVVVSGDIDYDETASLVKKYFGDIKPANTIKNKYAKIIFNQGEVKDVIYDNVQLPAVYIGYKIPGTTDKDIQALEILSMILGDGRSSRIYKDIVYENKSAKSAGSFIWDNEIGGMFIVYATGFKDTNPDSLISRLTSIVNSITTEHVNDTELEKTKNALENDHINRMQTIMGKADMLASYWTFHKNTSLINTHIDEFLSVSKEDILNAAKKYLSSNNRVVLTYLPNKDKKIN, encoded by the coding sequence ATGTTAATTTCTAACAGTGAAAGCCTTGTTGCCCAGATTTCAGCTATTGAATTCAGGGAATTTGATCTTGATAACGGTTTACATGTTATACTTCATAAAGATAATACTAACCCTATAGTAAGCGTTGATATCTGGTATCATGTTGGTGCAAAAGATGAAGACCCGGGAAGAACAGGTTTTGCGCATTTGTTTGAACATATGATGTTCCAGGGGTCAAAAAATGTAGGTAAAACCGATCATTTCAACTATATACAAAATGCAGGCGGCACATTGAACGGTACTACCAACCAGGACAGAACAAATTATTTTGAGACTGCACCAAGTAATCAGCTTGAACTGCTTTTGTGGCTGGAATCAGACCGTATGGCAACCCTGCAGGTTACACAGGAAAACTTTGATAATCAGCGTGAAGTTGTTAAAGAAGAAAAGCGGCAAAGATATGATAACGTTCCATATGGTTCAAGATGGGGAGAAATGATGAAAAGGCTTTTTAAGGGACAAACGTATGAATGGATTCCAATAGGCTCAATGGAAGACCTTAACAGCGCTGACCTAAATTACGCACAGGAATTTTACAGAAAATACTACTCACCTGATAATGCAGTAGTTGTAGTTTCAGGTGATATTGATTACGATGAGACAGCTTCTTTGGTTAAAAAATATTTCGGTGATATTAAACCTGCAAATACTATTAAGAACAAATACGCTAAAATTATTTTCAACCAGGGTGAAGTTAAAGATGTGATTTACGATAATGTGCAGCTTCCCGCGGTTTATATTGGTTATAAGATCCCCGGAACTACTGATAAGGATATTCAGGCACTCGAAATACTTTCAATGATACTTGGCGACGGAAGAAGCTCGAGGATATATAAAGATATAGTTTATGAAAACAAATCAGCTAAATCTGCAGGTTCCTTCATTTGGGATAATGAAATTGGTGGCATGTTCATAGTTTATGCCACCGGATTTAAAGATACAAATCCTGATTCCCTGATTAGCAGGCTTACTTCTATAGTTAATTCAATTACTACAGAACATGTAAATGATACCGAGCTTGAAAAAACAAAAAATGCCCTGGAAAACGATCACATAAACAGGATGCAGACTATAATGGGAAAAGCAGATATGCTTGCTTCCTACTGGACCTTTCATAAAAATACTTCACTTATTAATACTCATATTGATGAATTCCTAAGTGTAAGCAAAGAGGATATTTTAAATGCTGCAAAAAAATATCTAAGCTCAAACAACAGGGTTGTTTTAACTTACCTGCCAAACAAAGATAAAAAAATTAATTAA
- a CDS encoding insulinase family protein, which yields MQETITDKQVIFSEHTLKNGLKIILAPDNSIPAVAVNLCYHVGSKNEDKDKRGYAHLFEHLMFEGSKNIPPGDYDRLSLQAGCENNAYTTEDKTNYYLLTPSHQLEFGLWLESDRMLEFSVTEESLRVQKGVVIEEKKQVFDNRPYGSVSLKFAPLLFDNNGYSWDTIGNVNDIKKAALADVKEFYEKYYVPNNAVLTLAGDFEPEEALRLTEKYFGPVSSGKYDQDELKKRVSFTDKPIAKEIRKVIYDDVQLPGLFGAYKIPEENSDEFFVFDILTDILSTGESSRLYNELVYKKQMVSDIGCWVEGRELTGLLHYYAILLPGVRIDEVQNEIDRIFNDAVEGKITERELTKIKNRIETRNIYRLQTNLSKADMLSHFKTFYNTPGMINSNLSRYMSVTLDDIQNAAKKYLSGSGRVILEYLPKEEKNKFSKN from the coding sequence TTGCAGGAAACGATCACAGATAAACAGGTTATATTCAGCGAACACACATTAAAAAACGGTTTAAAGATTATTTTAGCCCCGGATAATTCTATTCCCGCCGTAGCTGTAAATTTATGTTACCATGTCGGCTCTAAAAATGAAGATAAAGATAAACGCGGCTATGCTCATCTTTTTGAGCATTTAATGTTCGAAGGCTCAAAGAACATACCGCCCGGTGACTATGACAGGCTTTCACTTCAGGCAGGATGCGAAAATAATGCATACACCACAGAAGATAAGACCAATTATTACCTGTTAACCCCTTCTCACCAGCTGGAATTTGGTTTATGGCTGGAATCTGACCGGATGCTTGAGTTTTCAGTTACCGAAGAAAGCCTTAGGGTACAAAAAGGCGTTGTAATTGAAGAGAAAAAACAGGTTTTTGATAACAGGCCGTACGGCTCAGTCAGCCTAAAATTCGCACCCCTGCTTTTTGATAACAACGGTTACAGCTGGGATACTATCGGGAATGTAAATGATATCAAGAAAGCTGCTTTAGCTGATGTAAAAGAATTTTACGAGAAATATTATGTTCCCAATAATGCTGTATTGACTTTAGCCGGTGATTTCGAACCGGAGGAAGCTTTAAGGCTGACTGAAAAATATTTTGGACCCGTATCCTCCGGTAAATATGATCAGGATGAACTGAAAAAAAGAGTAAGTTTCACAGATAAACCAATTGCTAAGGAAATCCGAAAAGTTATTTATGACGATGTTCAGCTTCCCGGACTTTTTGGTGCTTATAAAATACCTGAAGAAAATTCTGATGAGTTCTTTGTTTTTGATATATTAACAGATATACTTTCGACGGGTGAAAGCTCAAGGCTTTATAATGAGCTGGTATATAAAAAACAGATGGTATCTGATATTGGATGCTGGGTTGAAGGCAGAGAGCTAACAGGTCTGCTGCATTATTATGCAATTCTGCTGCCTGGTGTTAGAATAGATGAAGTGCAGAATGAAATAGACAGGATATTTAATGACGCTGTTGAAGGAAAGATCACAGAACGTGAGCTTACCAAGATAAAAAACAGGATTGAAACCCGGAATATTTACAGGCTTCAGACAAATCTTTCAAAAGCTGATATGCTTTCACACTTCAAAACCTTTTACAATACACCGGGAATGATAAACTCAAACTTAAGCAGATATATGTCTGTAACCCTTGATGATATTCAAAATGCCGCAAAAAAATATCTATCAGGCAGCGGCAGGGTTATACTTGAATATCTTCCGAAGGAAGAAAAGAATAAATTTTCAAAAAATTAA
- a CDS encoding insulinase family protein, with amino-acid sequence MSNNITAQDDVLDRTKPPKPGPPKDVQFPEYFDTTLPNGINILVIENNKIPAVSVRMVFKDAGSFYDGDKYGLASLTAEMLTKGTSNRTATQIAEEIDFVGGSINAGSDWDGSYISLSVLRKHLNTGIEILADVAQNPVFEDEELSRVKEQRLSSILQGKDDAGHLSDKRFNKVVYGTLPYSNPAEGTEETVKKITKADLQEFYKMNYYSGNLIIAFVGDITKEEALKITEEKFNKLPREGINRVNSYKFDENSSAKKVYIINKPGAVQSNLRVGHIGIPRNNPDFIAVTIMNTILGGYFGSRINYNLREKHGFTYGARSYFNPHLYSGDFSVDTDVRNEVTDTSVTLIIEELKRITTEEITDEELTTVKNYMTGVFPLQLETANAVASRVINLKLYNLPKDYYSKYISAINALTKQDILNAAKNYIKPENITIVVSGDAGAVKDKLSKFGEVQVFDADGNKIN; translated from the coding sequence ATGAGCAATAATATTACAGCCCAGGATGATGTATTGGACAGGACAAAACCCCCGAAACCGGGTCCGCCCAAAGATGTACAGTTTCCGGAATATTTTGATACAACATTACCAAATGGAATAAATATACTTGTAATTGAAAATAACAAGATACCTGCAGTATCGGTCAGAATGGTATTTAAAGATGCCGGCTCATTTTATGACGGCGATAAATACGGTTTGGCCTCACTAACAGCTGAAATGCTGACCAAAGGTACATCCAACCGAACAGCAACACAAATAGCTGAAGAAATTGATTTTGTAGGTGGCAGTATAAATGCCGGCAGTGACTGGGACGGAAGCTACATTTCGTTATCTGTACTCAGGAAACATCTGAATACAGGAATTGAAATTCTTGCTGATGTTGCCCAGAACCCGGTTTTTGAAGATGAAGAGCTTTCACGTGTAAAAGAGCAGAGATTATCTTCAATATTACAGGGTAAGGATGATGCAGGTCATTTAAGCGATAAAAGGTTTAATAAAGTGGTTTACGGAACTCTGCCGTATTCAAATCCAGCTGAAGGCACAGAAGAAACTGTGAAAAAGATCACAAAAGCTGACCTGCAGGAATTTTATAAAATGAATTATTATTCAGGTAACCTTATAATTGCATTTGTAGGCGATATTACAAAAGAAGAAGCCCTGAAAATAACTGAAGAGAAATTCAACAAGCTGCCTAGAGAAGGAATAAACAGGGTAAATTCTTATAAATTTGATGAGAACAGCTCGGCAAAAAAAGTATATATAATCAACAAACCGGGCGCTGTGCAGTCAAACCTGAGAGTCGGGCATATTGGAATTCCAAGGAACAATCCTGACTTTATCGCAGTAACAATAATGAATACCATACTTGGCGGATATTTTGGCTCAAGGATAAACTACAATCTGCGCGAAAAACACGGTTTCACCTACGGCGCAAGGAGCTATTTTAATCCGCACCTGTATTCAGGTGATTTTTCAGTGGATACTGATGTCAGGAATGAAGTAACCGATACATCTGTTACATTGATCATAGAAGAGCTTAAACGGATTACAACTGAAGAAATAACAGATGAAGAGCTGACAACTGTAAAGAACTATATGACAGGTGTATTTCCGCTGCAGCTTGAAACAGCCAATGCTGTAGCATCAAGAGTAATTAACCTGAAACTATATAATCTGCCGAAAGATTATTACAGTAAATACATAAGCGCTATAAACGCACTGACAAAACAGGATATACTGAATGCAGCTAAAAATTACATCAAACCTGAAAACATCACAATTGTAGTTTCAGGTGATGCAGGTGCCGTAAAAGATAAGCTTTCAAAATTCGGCGAGGTACAGGTATTTGATGCTGACGGGAACAAGATCAATTAG
- a CDS encoding ATP-binding protein: MKNITTNKRLTLYELNELIEAGENQYTEFKRKFTEPEKIAKEMLAFANTHGGKILFGIDDDKSVVGVESEKGEIEYIHLAAKYFCEPEISYSLDIMHIYRKDVIVVNIPESFQKPHRLIENGKSDDDETKVYIRVKDRSVQASKETIKVLKKLRQDAPPQIINLGDKEKALLEYLQSHDSVTLKEFREFLNLSNRRASRILVNLVRADIIRLHNHEKEDFYTLN; the protein is encoded by the coding sequence GTGAAAAATATTACAACAAATAAGCGGTTAACGCTGTATGAGCTTAATGAATTGATCGAGGCAGGTGAGAACCAATACACTGAATTCAAACGCAAGTTCACAGAGCCTGAAAAAATTGCCAAAGAAATGCTCGCATTCGCTAATACTCATGGGGGGAAAATCCTGTTCGGAATAGATGATGACAAATCTGTTGTAGGAGTTGAAAGCGAAAAAGGAGAGATTGAATACATTCATCTTGCTGCGAAATATTTTTGTGAACCGGAGATCAGTTATTCCCTGGATATCATGCATATTTACAGAAAAGATGTGATCGTTGTTAATATTCCGGAAAGCTTTCAGAAACCTCACCGGCTTATAGAGAACGGGAAATCAGATGATGATGAAACAAAGGTATATATCAGGGTAAAAGATAGATCTGTTCAGGCTTCCAAAGAAACGATCAAAGTGTTAAAAAAGCTGAGACAAGATGCTCCTCCGCAGATAATAAATCTTGGGGATAAAGAGAAAGCGCTGCTCGAATATCTGCAGAGCCATGATAGTGTTACACTTAAAGAATTCCGTGAATTCCTTAATCTTTCCAACCGCCGCGCAAGCAGGATACTTGTAAATCTTGTAAGAGCTGATATAATAAGACTGCATAACCACGAAAAAGAAGATTTTTATACTTTAAATTGA
- the ruvX gene encoding Holliday junction resolvase RuvX, which yields MAKILGIDHGIVRVGIAVSDESSTIAFGREVLPNNKEIFKRILKYINEENISLIVIGYPLTLKGERSEQTKEVEKFEAELKKVLKETQFSNTGIIRWDERFTSKMASDSMLESGMKKKKRQQKGNLDIISASIMLQSYLDSRKKELIINPAHF from the coding sequence ATGGCTAAAATATTAGGAATCGATCACGGTATTGTCAGGGTTGGAATAGCTGTTTCAGATGAATCTTCTACTATAGCTTTCGGCAGGGAAGTCCTTCCCAATAATAAAGAAATTTTCAAGCGGATCCTGAAATATATTAATGAAGAAAACATTTCTCTCATTGTGATCGGCTATCCGCTTACTTTAAAAGGTGAGCGCTCTGAACAAACCAAAGAAGTCGAAAAGTTTGAAGCTGAGCTGAAAAAAGTCCTGAAGGAAACTCAGTTTTCTAATACAGGTATTATTAGGTGGGATGAAAGATTTACTTCTAAAATGGCATCTGATTCAATGCTTGAGTCCGGAATGAAAAAAAAGAAAAGGCAGCAAAAAGGAAATCTTGATATCATATCTGCATCAATAATGCTTCAAAGCTATCTTGATAGCCGTAAAAAGGAACTTATCATTAACCCTGCGCATTTCTGA
- a CDS encoding CDP-alcohol phosphatidyltransferase family protein — translation MNKDFFYISNLISLSRFLLLGICLYFLLNDDYLLTCIMIFIIWLSDLLDGYFARSRNEISELGKIIDPLADKTTVIALVIVLLFKGIIPLWFVIITVLRDAVILAGGLYLSSKKNIVLQSNWTGKLAVFFIGSAIFTSILTIGAKNGQFGNFLSYHSEITELLYTVLLFISIVLAILSLLSYFQRFIKNK, via the coding sequence TTGAACAAAGATTTTTTTTACATTTCGAACCTTATAAGTCTATCAAGATTTTTATTACTGGGTATTTGTTTGTATTTCCTGTTAAATGATGACTATCTTTTAACCTGTATTATGATATTTATAATATGGTTAAGCGATCTGCTTGACGGGTATTTTGCAAGAAGCAGGAATGAAATAAGTGAGCTTGGAAAAATTATCGATCCGCTTGCTGATAAAACAACTGTAATTGCACTTGTAATTGTTCTGTTGTTCAAAGGAATAATTCCGCTTTGGTTTGTAATAATCACTGTATTGCGTGATGCGGTTATACTGGCAGGGGGTTTATATTTAAGTTCTAAAAAGAACATAGTATTACAATCAAACTGGACAGGTAAGCTTGCTGTATTTTTTATTGGAAGTGCAATTTTTACTTCAATTTTAACAATAGGGGCCAAAAACGGTCAGTTTGGAAATTTTCTTTCCTATCATAGTGAAATTACGGAACTTTTATATACTGTTTTGCTATTTATTTCTATAGTGCTGGCTATATTGTCTTTATTATCATATTTTCAAAGATTTATCAAAAATAAATAA
- a CDS encoding T9SS type A sorting domain-containing protein, with translation MIKTILAALFITVSSAFGQWVEMPSPTSADLKRIHFVNSQTGYMINQFWMLSAIIYKTTNSGLTWDSTSIPDPANDIFFINENTGWLAGGSATVIAPANVWKTTNGGALWFSAELIDSINCNSVYFADALTGFVTANGNNGIPHIFKSTDGGIQWNEITGVLDESNFIHSVFFVNPNTGWFTAKEGTGNDNRNVIFRTTNSGTNWVKSNFPGFFGGHVANLHNIQFLNPNTGYVGGYVNVWYKGGVPFPKFFSTTNGGMNWIDLEIPEIPPYMHYLLCMHFINIDTGWIAGNRGNILRTTNRGLNWELQHTGLPTNVTLYDLNYSEGNLWAAGRYGTLLKTTNGGVSTNVTITGTVKYSDNGMPVTGGYVKAIKHSELGGEVIVIDSVGIQPNGTYTLPNIPPDTIDLMAFDDDEISYSVSFVPTYYPSTIFWEDAQQIYTDSNLTGIDIGVFRVTNDQQTNISVLGGVYFNGDNSVLTGIDNAFLYARFGNIYRSFGITGNSGTYEIKMMPPGQYEIVCSRMGYESKSRFVTIESNNLTDINFYYGDLTPVSGDPELPKEFSLSQNYPNPFNPKTVIQFSLPYRTMAELVIYDMMGREVSKAVNKELTAGKYEIEFDAANLSSGLYFYRLKAGEFTETKKMVILK, from the coding sequence ATGATAAAGACCATATTAGCAGCATTATTTATAACGGTTTCATCCGCATTCGGTCAATGGGTAGAAATGCCTTCACCAACAAGCGCTGATCTTAAGCGGATACATTTCGTTAATTCCCAAACCGGTTATATGATAAACCAATTCTGGATGTTGAGTGCTATAATATATAAAACAACAAATTCAGGGTTGACATGGGATTCAACTTCCATTCCTGATCCTGCAAATGACATATTCTTCATAAATGAAAATACCGGCTGGTTAGCCGGAGGTTCTGCAACTGTTATCGCGCCGGCAAATGTTTGGAAAACCACTAATGGAGGGGCGTTATGGTTTTCAGCGGAATTGATCGATTCAATAAACTGCAATTCAGTTTATTTTGCAGATGCCTTAACAGGGTTTGTTACTGCTAACGGTAATAATGGTATTCCGCATATTTTCAAAAGTACTGATGGCGGAATTCAATGGAATGAAATAACAGGCGTATTGGATGAAAGCAACTTTATACATTCAGTTTTTTTTGTTAACCCAAACACAGGCTGGTTTACAGCCAAAGAAGGCACCGGCAACGATAACAGGAACGTAATTTTCAGAACCACCAATAGCGGTACCAACTGGGTGAAATCCAATTTTCCGGGATTCTTCGGCGGCCACGTCGCAAACTTACATAACATACAGTTTCTGAATCCCAATACAGGCTACGTTGGCGGGTATGTGAATGTTTGGTACAAAGGCGGTGTGCCTTTCCCGAAATTTTTCAGCACAACAAATGGCGGAATGAACTGGATAGATTTAGAAATACCTGAGATTCCACCGTACATGCACTATCTATTATGCATGCATTTTATAAATATTGATACAGGATGGATTGCGGGAAACAGAGGGAATATATTAAGGACAACCAATCGTGGTTTGAACTGGGAATTGCAGCATACCGGATTGCCAACAAATGTTACCCTTTACGATTTGAATTACAGTGAAGGAAATTTATGGGCTGCGGGAAGATATGGTACTTTGCTTAAAACAACAAATGGCGGTGTATCCACTAATGTAACAATAACCGGTACAGTGAAATACAGCGATAACGGCATGCCTGTAACAGGCGGTTATGTAAAGGCTATAAAACATTCTGAACTCGGCGGAGAAGTAATAGTAATTGATTCCGTAGGGATACAGCCAAACGGAACTTACACTTTACCGAATATTCCTCCAGATACAATAGACCTTATGGCATTTGATGACGATGAGATATCGTACAGCGTTTCATTTGTTCCAACTTATTATCCTTCAACAATATTCTGGGAAGATGCACAGCAAATTTATACTGATTCCAATCTTACCGGAATCGATATAGGTGTATTCAGGGTAACCAATGACCAGCAAACAAATATAAGTGTTTTAGGGGGTGTTTATTTTAATGGAGATAATTCTGTTTTGACAGGGATCGATAATGCATTTTTATATGCCCGGTTCGGGAATATTTACCGTTCTTTTGGTATCACAGGTAACAGCGGTACTTATGAGATCAAAATGATGCCGCCCGGCCAGTATGAAATAGTCTGCAGCAGAATGGGTTATGAATCAAAATCCAGGTTTGTAACAATTGAAAGCAATAATCTTACAGATATTAATTTTTATTACGGAGACCTGACGCCTGTCAGCGGAGATCCTGAATTACCAAAAGAATTCTCACTTTCTCAGAATTACCCGAATCCATTCAATCCTAAAACTGTTATACAGTTTTCATTGCCCTACCGTACAATGGCAGAGCTGGTAATTTACGATATGATGGGCAGAGAGGTTTCAAAGGCTGTAAATAAAGAGCTTACTGCCGGGAAATATGAAATTGAATTTGACGCTGCAAATCTAAGCAGCGGTTTGTATTTCTACAGGCTTAAAGCCGGGGAATTTACTGAAACGAAAAAAATGGTGATCTTGAAGTAG
- a CDS encoding M61 family metallopeptidase — MIKSRTVSNGKNFPVEYSLSMPDPSSHFFHVKIEISNVPAQNKFFELKMPAWRSGRYLIFDFSGGVQEFTAENEKGKQLKWEKTDKATWQIQKNGNSIIVKYKVFANDFLSRTRGLDSEHGFINNLAVFMFAPKFYKKPLILKVEPYENWHVTTGLENYNNEPNTFFAPDYDYFADCPLEIGTQTDFDFEVRGIKHTISFFGEAKYDKQRLIKDFTTIIEKNFEFWGSVPYKHYTFIVHCTPQSGGGTEHINSTVVGVKPQAFETEAGYESFLRLISHEFFHTWNVKQLKPAGLTPYDWTKENYTSELWIAEGGTSYYDGLMLVRTGQMSIENFYKEITAGVDDERRRPGNKIQPLTESSFDAWVKFWKRSANSYNSESDYYSKGSHVCIVLDMEIRNASKNEHSLDDVFRYMFKKFPLDEKGYTNDDFRKTCEKFAGRSLKQFFDDYVYGVKPIEWEKYLGYAGLVLTHSDSVITPIVGLKCSKNENRIIIEEVIAGSSAEKAGLLSGDEIIAVDGSRLSYEEAEKRIRELKTGERITVTAFRNNKLIEAKLSMEEIKLSNYKLEMSASPTALQKKIYNKWLELK; from the coding sequence ATGATAAAATCCCGCACCGTTTCTAATGGAAAAAATTTTCCTGTCGAATATTCACTTTCTATGCCGGACCCTTCTTCACATTTTTTTCATGTTAAAATAGAGATCAGTAATGTACCGGCACAAAATAAATTTTTTGAGCTTAAAATGCCTGCTTGGCGCTCAGGAAGATATTTAATTTTTGATTTTTCAGGTGGTGTTCAGGAGTTTACCGCTGAAAATGAAAAGGGTAAACAACTTAAATGGGAAAAAACAGATAAAGCAACCTGGCAGATACAAAAAAACGGAAACTCAATAATTGTTAAATACAAAGTGTTTGCAAATGATTTTCTTTCCCGTACACGCGGATTAGATAGTGAGCACGGATTTATTAATAACCTGGCAGTATTCATGTTTGCACCTAAGTTTTATAAAAAGCCATTAATTCTTAAAGTTGAGCCTTATGAAAACTGGCATGTTACTACAGGGTTGGAAAATTACAATAATGAACCAAATACTTTTTTCGCCCCTGACTATGACTACTTCGCTGATTGCCCACTTGAAATTGGCACGCAAACTGATTTTGATTTTGAAGTAAGGGGAATTAAGCATACAATCAGTTTCTTTGGCGAAGCTAAATATGATAAACAAAGACTGATAAAAGATTTTACCACTATCATTGAAAAGAATTTCGAGTTTTGGGGAAGTGTTCCGTACAAACATTATACTTTTATTGTGCACTGCACACCGCAAAGCGGAGGCGGTACAGAGCATATTAACTCAACTGTAGTTGGTGTTAAGCCTCAGGCGTTTGAGACCGAAGCCGGGTATGAGTCGTTTTTGAGGCTGATATCACATGAGTTTTTCCATACATGGAATGTTAAGCAGCTAAAGCCGGCAGGCTTGACGCCGTATGACTGGACGAAGGAAAACTATACATCGGAACTATGGATAGCTGAAGGAGGAACCAGTTATTACGACGGGCTTATGCTGGTGAGAACAGGGCAGATGAGCATTGAAAACTTCTACAAGGAAATTACCGCAGGTGTTGATGATGAGCGCCGCAGGCCCGGCAATAAAATTCAGCCTTTAACTGAATCAAGCTTTGATGCCTGGGTCAAATTCTGGAAACGATCTGCAAATTCTTACAATTCTGAATCAGATTATTATTCGAAAGGTTCACATGTTTGTATAGTGCTCGATATGGAAATAAGAAATGCTTCAAAGAATGAACATTCACTGGATGATGTGTTTCGCTACATGTTCAAAAAATTCCCGCTTGATGAAAAAGGCTATACAAATGATGACTTCCGAAAGACCTGTGAAAAATTCGCCGGGAGATCACTTAAGCAATTCTTTGATGATTACGTTTATGGCGTTAAGCCAATTGAATGGGAAAAATATCTTGGGTATGCAGGTCTAGTCTTAACTCACAGCGACTCTGTTATTACGCCAATAGTAGGCTTAAAGTGTTCCAAGAACGAAAATAGAATTATTATCGAAGAAGTTATCGCGGGTTCATCCGCTGAAAAAGCAGGTTTGCTAAGCGGTGATGAAATAATTGCTGTTGACGGAAGCCGCCTAAGCTACGAAGAAGCAGAAAAACGCATTCGTGAATTAAAAACCGGCGAGAGAATAACAGTTACAGCTTTCAGGAATAATAAACTTATCGAAGCCAAGCTAAGTATGGAAGAAATAAAGCTTTCAAATTATAAGCTTGAAATGTCGGCAAGTCCCACAGCTTTACAGAAGAAGATCTATAACAAGTGGCTTGAGTTAAAATAA